The Fusarium poae strain DAOMC 252244 chromosome 2, whole genome shotgun sequence nucleotide sequence TTGAACAGCCAAATGTTGCGTCCCAAGCCTTTGAAGGTCACTGCCGGAAATCTCATCAGCATTCATGTTGGAAGGAAAGCAGTTAAGAGCGGACTTACTCAAACCCATCATGATGCATTGGACAACTGTAAAGACCTACTTTACTTAGCAAGAAGTTACGTTTCGGTGAGCCTATCTGGACTCACTGCGGCTGCGATGATAGTAATATCGTCAGCTCCCCATGATTGAGTTCGTTGCATCTTGACTACAATTCGTGAGACGACCAAAACCACAACCATGCCGAGGATAGAATATACCAAACCCCTGATGTTGTGGTCGTTATCAAGTTCGGGCCTACCACATGTGGATTGCTCAATCTTGAGGAAGTCTGATCGTTTCAAAACAGATTAATGGTTAGTATCATAAGCCAGTGTGGGTATCATCAATGCTTGGATGGAGATGCCTCTTTACCAAATAAATCTCTCATGCTGCATTGAAGGAGTGTACATCCAGCAGCTTGATTACTGATTGCATTATTATGGCACAAGATATCCTTGTTCTGGTCTGACAATGTCGGTTTGTTTACCAACTGAGCAAAACAGCTGATCTGCAGCGTCATTAGCGACATGTCCAATTTGGGATACTCGGGGTGATACATACAGCACACTCTGGGGCATCTTCCAACTTTGTAGCAGTCGTCGGCTCACTCGCCAGAACGGCACTAGAGAAAATAAAACGAGAAATAATGAATGATTGAAGCAATTTGAACCCTTTCATCGTGGTCAGGATACCTTATCATATGGAGTCTGAGGTTAATGAAAGTTATCAATCATAGCAAGATTACGGTAGCCTGGAGAATGAGAGAAGAGGAATCACATCATAATAACGGCTTGTCCCTTTTAAAAATACAGGAACACAAGATACGGTTCTTGGGGCGTCGCGGCACATATCGAACTAGTCATGCAGACCTTGTTTCTTGGTCGAGACAATCGGCAATTCGCCATCTCCAACCAATAACGTTTTAAATTCTTTGAGCAAGGTTGGATCCAAGTGGTGCTACTAGAAGATCGCATTGTTCCTGGCTAGAGCTTTAATGTGGCAGCATTCCAGTGCTACCATATTCGGTTAAATTAACCTTCGCAATCAAGTTTGGGACATGTAACAACACAACAATCTCCCGGCAGGCTAACTATCGAAGCCTCTGTAGTCTTCAGTACCTCTTGCCAGATACTAGCAATCCTTAATTTCAACCCTCTAACCCCATTAGTCCTCGGTTGAAGATTTTGGATGCCAAGAGAGTGGCTCGGGTACACTTCCAATGGAATGGAGGCTACGCAGATCGGGGCTATTTGTCTCAAAACCTTCCACATTTTGCTATCCGTCTGTCTCTGAGTTCTTCTAGAACAGGAAATCGATATCGAGTATAGCCAATTCTGAAATGGCGTTTCGTTAAATCCAGTTCTAGAAGCACTGCCTCAGATCCATGCACGCGGGGGCTTATTGACATCTCACACTCTGATGTATTTGGAAACATTGGGTATTGGATCTAGTAAATTACAGATGTACCTGGACTACTCTTTTCTGCATATTGATCGCTTATACATATACTTACAAAGGAAACTCTTTGTCTAAGTGCTTGAGGAAAAATATTGTCAACCAAGACGTAGACATATCCATGTTTAGCTTTCCATGTTCTGCAACGGCACATACCCGCCTTCTTCCACCTTGCCTCTTCGTCCAATCATCTCCCTCACCCATCCAACGATTCCCCTACCCAAGATCCACCTTTCCGTCTTGGTCTTCTTACCATCCTTCATCGCCATCTCATCCATCCAAACAGGCCTCGTCCACGAGTTAAGCATCAAACTACTAACCACCACCGTGACACTACTAAACGCCATAGCAAGACTCGCCATGATAGGGTGTACGCTAAGACCAAGTGGCAGGAAAAAGCCCATGGCAATCGGGAGACCAATAGCATTGTACAAGCATGCCCATCCAAGGTTGATCTTGATCCGACGAAAGATGGTGTGTGTTAGAGCTAAAGCGGCAGGGATGATCATCAGCTCTGTAGGTCTCATAAGTACTACATCTGCTGCCTCCATTGCTACATCAGTGCCGCTTACCATAGCAATGCCCACATCGGCTGTCGCGAGGGCTGGGGAGTCATTGATGCCATCGCCAACCATGCCGACAACTTCACCAGACTGTTGGATCTCTTGTACGATGGCTTGCTTTTGGTCGGGACTAACGCCAGCGAAGACGTTGTCGGCATCGATACCCACCACGGACGCGACGGCAAGTGCAGTGGACCGTTGGTCACCTGTCACGATAGAGGTTTTGATGCCCATGCGGTGGAGAACCGCGATAGTCGCAGCAGCAtcctccttgatcttgtcagAAAGACATACGTAGCCTGTATAAAGACCGTCGATAGCGATGAAGATATTGGTCGTTCCAGCATTATTGACAGTGCTCTTGGCTTGCGATTTGCCTGCGCCAGCTGATAGATTGAGCTTCTCTGCAGCCTCAACAGCATCATTAGGGACATCGACACCATTATCTTGCAAGAAAACGAGGTTACCAACTTGAACCGTATATCGCGTCCGTGTTGTGGAAGCGGGCTCGACAGTGACACTGACACCCTTACCCACAACTGCTTTGAAGTCTCCGACGCTGCCATCAATGGTGCCCTCAGGTCCCATACCAAGTTCAGTCTTTGCAGCGCCTAGGATAGCTTTGCCGACGGGATGCTCGCTACCCATCTCTGCCAGACCCACGATAGACCACCACAGTCGTTTACTGACATCACTTCCAGCCCATCGCGGGACGAGGTCTGTGCTAGCGACACTCATTTTACCGTAAGTGATCGTGCCAGTTTTATCAAGGACAATCTGCGTGACTTTTGTTATACGTTCCAGGGCAGCACCTCCTTTGATCAAAATTCCATTCTCGGCTCCAACTCCTGTACCGACCATGACAGCCGTTGGTGTCGCGAGGCCAAGTGCGCATGGACAGGCAAAGACGATGACTGAGATACACAACTTGACACACACAACGATCTTACCACCGCTATTGTCTTCAAGGAAGATCTCGGGGGGGTGGGACAGAACGTGACACAAGACCATCCATACAAGGAACGTACTCATGCCTAGGATAAGAATCATGGGAACAAAGTAGCCGGCCAGTTTATCGGCAAGCTCCTGGATTGGGGCACGGGCTGTTTGCGCATCTTGGACTAACTTGACAATCTGGCTTAGTTGGGTAGCATGGCCAGCTCGAGTAACGCGTAAGTCGACGCGTCCGTCACCGTTCACAGTACCGGCAATCATGTTATCACCTATACGCTTGTGTACGGGCATAGCTTCTCCTGTGACCATGCTCTCGTCAACGAATGTGGTACCACGGACCAGGATGCCATCTGCTGGAATCTTGTCACCGGGTCGGATGACCACAATATCGTCAACCTCGAGCAACTCAGTCGGGATGACCTTTTCCTCCCAAGCAGACCCTCCAACTGTAGGAGTCCGAGGTGTTCTGGGCGTTGTGGGCTCGTCAGATGACTTTGCCCAGCTCTCTGCCGCTTTCTCCACAGCAATCGGGTCAGCATAAATGGTAGCTGTTGACGGAGCTAGTGACATAAGTCGAGACAAGGCCTTTGAGGTCTGACCCTTGGCGCGATTCTCAAGCCATCGAGACAGTGTGATGAAGGTGATGAGCATGGTGCTTGTGTCAAAGATTGTTGAAGGTTTGGAATGCGGCTCAAGAAGGACTGAGATGAGCATGGAAAAGACGCTAAAGAGAAAAGCACATGTTGTTCCGAGAACGACCAGAACATCCATAGTCGGTGATCCATGCTTGAGAGATTTGTACCCAGAAATATAGAATCTCTTGCCGATGCCGAATTGAACAGGCaatgtgatgatgaggcaAACACAGTCACCCAGGAATAGACCAGGTATAAGTTCCAATCTTCCAATATCTATCGCTGGGAAAGCCATAGGAATGATCATCCCAATCAGAAGGACGGGAATGGCAAATGCAAGTGAGATCTTGAATGCTCTCCTCCACTCTGTAATTTCGCGCGTTTTGGCCAGAGATTCAAGTTGCGCGTTGTTATCTTCACCACTTGCAACAAGCGCGTTCAGGCCCTGCGCCTCTATGGCCTCGACAATGCCACGGAGCCCTATAGTCCTGGGTTGGTGAACTACTGTAAGACGGTCTGTACTGAGGCTGAGAGAGGCGGATCGAATGCCTGGAACAGCGGTGAGGCTTTCCTCCAAAGTTTGGGCGGTAGTCGCATCTTTGCAGCCAAAGACTTTGAACTGGGCGGTTGTGGTATCTTCTCCCTGATAGCTCATGTCGCGTTGTGTCGATAGAATAGTAGCATCAAATCCACGATCCTCGATAATCTCGGCTATCTGCTCGGCAGAAATCTTGGTCTCATCGTACGTGATAACGGCCCGCTCCGCCAAAAGGCTAATATTAAACTTGAGGATGCCTTCCAGACCGTTGAAACCGCCTTCAACTGCTGATGTACAGGCGCCACATGTCATTCCCTCTACTGCCAAAGTAGTTGTCGCCGTTGTTGTCGCGGCCCCGTTCCCCATGGCAGTACTATAGTCGGCGaagttgttgttggtgttggtagTCACTGGGTTGGGAATGTCTGTTGATAGTACCTCGGCATCAAACCCACGGTCCTCAATAATCTCCTGTATTTTTTCGGCGGGAATAATCTGAGGATCATGCGTGATGACAGCGCGCTCCATCACGAGACTGACGGAGACTGTCCCGATGCCGTCAACGCCTTTGAAGCCTGATTCAACGGCTGATGTGCAAGAACCGCATCTGTTGGATTCACAGTATTAGCTACCGgaaagaaataaaagaagcgACAAAGAGCTCCAACTCACGTCATTCCGCCGACCTGCAGCGTGGTTGTTGCCATATGCGCGCTGTTAGACGTGGAAAGTCTGCTAACACTGGCATTCCCGTCATCGCCATCTTCCGGCACGCGCATATAAGACTGACCCATCGCAGCGGCAGCGACTGCAAACAATTCGCTATGTATCGATATGCGATCGCGATTCGTCGTCAAATAGGCAGTGTAGACTAATGTCCAGTAGGCCTTTTAGTCGGGCGAGGAGGAGGTGGACGAAGTGGAGGGCTCAATGGTGCTGGGCCACTATCGGGTAAGACGCTAAAGTGATCTTCAGGCTACTGTTAGATCGCGGCAATTACCCTTAGTTTGGGGTTGGCAATTGCCGAGAGTCAGACTAAGAAGACCAGCTTCTACGCGCGAATAATGGGTAATGGAAGGATGCGATTATGAGAATGTAAGACAGAAAACAAAAGAGATGgaaaagaaagggaaaacaGAAAGACCCATGCCAAGAACGAAGCGGGAGGGACACGGACAAAGGTCTGGAAGTAGATTGTACATTGCACAGTTTGCCATGCGGCAAGGTCGCACAATATTGCTGAGTCTGGGCGGCGCAACAAAAGGTCACACACAATCTGTCTGACAATGGACAATCACGGCGGGTGTAGCTAGACCCTGAGAGGCTACTGAGGTGCCTTGTCTGTGTACCTAAGGGGCATCCCTGTCTCTATATCCACATCTCACCTCAGACCTTGTACACAGTCACATTGGCTGATGAACTAGTACTAAGTGAGTTAGATTTGTTATCAACGGCAGCCATCCTGAAGCGGCAACTCCCCGTTGACCCATGTTGCTTACTTTTGGACTCTTGGTGGCTTAGTTCCCTTCCCGTCCTACCCGGCATGAACACATACCACCAATGACAACAACAAACTCTGCCTTACATGAGCCGGAGTGAGTGAGATGGGATATTCCTCCTTCTGGTCATACCCCGGAGTAAGACACGGCTGAATATGTCCACCAATTTCTTTTGTGAAGCATCGAGGCTTCTTACATTAAATAATGTGCCCCAATTGGATGACTGATATTTGTGATACTACTCATACGGATTGTTTGAGGTTGTACGGCAGCTACTTACTGCATGTTTGTAAAAGGTAAGCAATATAAATATCCCTTACACGAGGATATTTCATCTTTGTGTCAACTTGCTAAGACAGTTTCACGACAGACAATGGATTTCAGCAAAAACATCACCTCACTAGGTGTGGGAGAGTATACGCCTGAAGGAGCTGGACTTGTTGCTGCCGGCGCCGTCATTTTCGTTCTATCATGTCTAGTACTACTCTCACCGAGAGACAAAATCCCAGTCATCAACAAATATCCTTATGATTGGCTCTCGATCAAGGCTCAGATAGCCTTTGTCACTAATGCTGATGGCCTCATTAAAGAAGGCTTTGCCAAGGTACGACAATGCTTTCCTTCTCCATCGTCTTTTTAAAACAAAGAGATACTAACAATAATCAGTTCAAAAACCCTTTTCGCATGATAACGTTGGTGGGAGACAGAATAATTCTCCCTGCCGACCATTTTGAATGGATTAGGCGTCATGGTCCCCAGCTTGATCACCAACCTCTAGTGCGCAAGGTATTGATTCTTGCCTTCCAGTCGTTCTGTGGGACGTTTACTGATATGTCCATGTCTAGGATTTCTTTGCAGGTTATGCTGGGTTTAATGGCACGGCAGCCATATCAGACCCAAACAAGCTTTTGGCCAACGttatcaagaagaagcttgtTCAAAATCCTCGTAAGTCCAGCATTACCATCACCGTTGATTCAATCACACTGACTCGAGGCTTTTTAGATGTTAGCAAGCTTCACAACAATGTGCAGAAGGATATCCTGGCAGTTTGGCCCGAAGACCGTGACAGTACGTATCGATCATGTAGCTTGTATACTGTGAGCATGAACTGACAGCCAGCGCAGTGTGGAAAGCAGTCGACTGGGCCAAGGATGGTCTCAGCCTTATCAGCCGTATGTCCGCGTCCGTCTTCGTGGGCGAGGAGCTATCCCGCGACAAGACATGGCAACAAGTCAGTACCAATTACGGCATGACTGTATTCCTTGCTGCTCGCGCATTGCGAATGTGGCCACGATTCTTGAGACCCCTTGTACAATGGGTCCTTCCGGCTTGCAGAAATTGCAGAGCAGAAGTCAAGCGCGCGCGCGACGTGTTGGAAAAGAACATCGCGAAGAGAGCTGCTGATGGCAAAGAACATGACGATTCTATAACTTGGTTTAACGACATTGCGGCTGGTAAGAGCTATGATCCTGTCGCGGCTCAGCTTGGAATGTCTATGGCTGCTGTGGTGACTACCTCGGAGTTGTTGAAGCAAACTATCATTGAGATCTGCGCTCACGATCTGATTGCTCCACTTCGAGAGGAGATTGAAGCTGTTGTTCACGAGCATGGATGGTCTCCTGCTGCGTTGACGAATATGCGCTTGCTTGATAGTGTCATCAAGGAGACACAGAGAATGAACTCCGCTGTCATTGGTAAGTCGAAAACACGCTATATGCAGCATTACACACCAAGACGCTAACAGAGCATAGTCAATCTCGACCGTGAGGTCCTCTCGCCAGTCACACTACCCAACGGCCAGTACCTACCCAAAGGCACTGCTCTATCCATCTACATGTCACGTCTCCGTAGCCCTGAGGTATATGACAACCCAGACAGCTTCGATGCGTACCGATATGTAAAACTTCGTTCGCAGGGTGGCAAGTGGACATACGCTAGTTCTGCCACTTCTACGAGCGAGGATCATTTCGTGTTTGGTATTGGTAAACCTATTTGCCCAGGACGATTCTTTGCTGTCGCAGAGGTTAAGACGGCAATTGCTACCATT carries:
- a CDS encoding hypothetical protein (TransMembrane:8 (i305-327o339-359i380-403o409-429i596-618o638-660i991-1013o1019-1039i)), which codes for MGQSYMRVPEDGDDGNASVSRLSTSNSAHMATTTLQVGGMTCGSCTSAVESGFKGVDGIGTVSVSLVMERAVITHDPQIIPAEKIQEIIEDRGFDAEVLSTDIPNPVTTNTNNNFADYSTAMGNGAATTTATTTLAVEGMTCGACTSAVEGGFNGLEGILKFNISLLAERAVITYDETKISAEQIAEIIEDRGFDATILSTQRDMSYQGEDTTTAQFKVFGCKDATTAQTLEESLTAVPGIRSASLSLSTDRLTVVHQPRTIGLRGIVEAIEAQGLNALVASGEDNNAQLESLAKTREITEWRRAFKISLAFAIPVLLIGMIIPMAFPAIDIGRLELIPGLFLGDCVCLIITLPVQFGIGKRFYISGYKSLKHGSPTMDVLVVLGTTCAFLFSVFSMLISVLLEPHSKPSTIFDTSTMLITFITLSRWLENRAKGQTSKALSRLMSLAPSTATIYADPIAVEKAAESWAKSSDEPTTPRTPRTPTVGGSAWEEKVIPTELLEVDDIVVIRPGDKIPADGILVRGTTFVDESMVTGEAMPVHKRIGDNMIAGTVNGDGRVDLRVTRAGHATQLSQIVKLVQDAQTARAPIQELADKLAGYFVPMILILGMSTFLVWMVLCHVLSHPPEIFLEDNSGGKIVVCVKLCISVIVFACPCALGLATPTAVMVGTGVGAENGILIKGGAALERITKVTQIVLDKTGTITYGKMSVASTDLVPRWAGSDVSKRLWWSIVGLAEMGSEHPVGKAILGAAKTELGMGPEGTIDGSVGDFKAVVGKGVSVTVEPASTTRTRYTVQVGNLVFLQDNGVDVPNDAVEAAEKLNLSAGAGKSQAKSTVNNAGTTNIFIAIDGLYTGYVCLSDKIKEDAAATIAVLHRMGIKTSIVTGDQRSTALAVASVVGIDADNVFAGVSPDQKQAIVQEIQQSGEVVGMVGDGINDSPALATADVGIAMVSGTDVAMEAADVVLMRPTELMIIPAALALTHTIFRRIKINLGWACLYNAIGLPIAMGFFLPLGLSVHPIMASLAMAFSSVTVVVSSLMLNSWTRPVWMDEMAMKDGKKTKTERWILGRGIVGWVREMIGRRGKVEEGGT
- a CDS encoding hypothetical protein (TransMembrane:1 (o20-39i)), with amino-acid sequence MDFSKNITSLGVGEYTPEGAGLVAAGAVIFVLSCLVLLSPRDKIPVINKYPYDWLSIKAQIAFVTNADGLIKEGFAKFKNPFRMITLVGDRIILPADHFEWIRRHGPQLDHQPLVRKDFFAGYAGFNGTAAISDPNKLLANVIKKKLVQNPHVSKLHNNVQKDILAVWPEDRDMWKAVDWAKDGLSLISRMSASVFVGEELSRDKTWQQVSTNYGMTVFLAARALRMWPRFLRPLVQWVLPACRNCRAEVKRARDVLEKNIAKRAADGKEHDDSITWFNDIAAGKSYDPVAAQLGMSMAAVVTTSELLKQTIIEICAHDLIAPLREEIEAVVHEHGWSPAALTNMRLLDSVIKETQRMNSAVIVNLDREVLSPVTLPNGQYLPKGTALSIYMSRLRSPEVYDNPDSFDAYRYVKLRSQGGKWTYASSATSTSEDHFVFGIGKPICPGRFFAVAEVKTAIATILLDYDVRLAEGYTPKLMPFGFELFADPGVKLEVKRRS